TAGGTGAAGGCCTGGCGCACCGACTCCAGCTTGATGCCCGAGTCGAGCATGGTCTTGATCAGCTTCAGCTCGAGCAGGTCGCGGTAGGAGTAGCTGCGGCGCGAGCCCGAGCCCTTGGCGTCGGCCAGGGTGGGCCGGACCAGGTCGGTGCGGGCCCAGTAGTCGAGCTGGCGGTAGGTGATGCCGACGATCTCCGCTGCTGCCTTGCCGCTGAAGCCCTCGGTGGCCACGTCGCGCCCCTCCTGGTCGGGATCACAGCGCCGTAGTTACGCCGCTGTGGGCCGCCCACGGTACGCCGCCCCGTCCCTGCGGTCAACGAACGGTCCGGCCGCCCGCCCTCAGGCGCCGGCCAGGTCGGCGAGGGCGGCCAGCTGGTCCGACGTGCCCACCGCGATCAGCACGTCACCGGCGCCGAGGGCGGTGTCCGGCGGGGGGTTGGTGCGGAACTCCCCCGCCCCGTCGCGGATGGCGAGGACGAGCGCCCCGGTCCGGCCCCGCAGGTGGGCGTCGCGGAGGGTCGTGGCGTCGAGCGGGGACCCGGGGGCCACGGCCACGTCGTCGAGGCGGAACTCCAGGCTCCCGTCGTGCATGACCACGTCGAGGAAGTCGGCCACGTGGTGGCTGAGGGCGAGGGCGGCCATGCGGGCCCCGCCGATCTGCTGGGGGTTCACCACCCGGTTGGCGCCGGCCTGGATGAGCTTGGGCTCGGCGCTGTCGTTGCGGGCCCGGGCCACGATGAACAGGTCCGGGCGCAGGGCCCGGGCCGAGAGGGTCACGTAGAGGTTGTCGGCGTCGGTGTCGAGGGCGACGACCAGGGTGCGGGCCCGGTCCAGGCCGGCGTGCTGCAGGGTCACGTCGTCGGTGGCGTCGCCGGCCACCCAGGGCACGGTGAGCTGGGCCAGGCGCTCGGGGTCGCGCTCCACGACCACCACCTCGGCGCCCGCGCCCTCGGCGTGCTCGACCATGGTGCGACCGACCCGGCCCCACCCGCAGACGATGATGTGGTCGTGCAGGGCGGTGATGTGGCGTTCCATGCGCCTCCTCCGGGTGTGGTCGGTGAGCCGCCCCTCGACGACGGTCTCGAACAGGGCGCTCAGGGTGTAGAGGACGGTGCCGATGCCGCCCAGGGCGAGCACGATGGTGAAGGCCTTGAACGGCGCGGTGGGCTCGGCCACCTCCCGGAACCCGACCGTCGTGACGGTGGTGACCGTCTGGTAGAGGGCGTCGAGGGGGCTGAGGCCCAGGGCCAGGTAGCCGACCACCCCGATGAGGTGGACGACCACGATGGTGGCCAGGCCGATGACGACGCGCCGCCACGGGTCGTCCCGACGGGATCGGGCCCCGGCCACGGAGGAGGGTCGCACCGGGGGGTGGGGCTCAGGAGGCGAAGTCGTCGGGGCTGACGTTGTCGATGAACTCGCGGAACTGCTCGACGACCTCCTCGGCCTCCTCGGGCTCCTCCTCGGCGTCGTCCTCGGCCTCGAAGGCGGCCTCGTCGAGCACCTCCTCCGCCGCGTAGATCGGGGTCCCGATGCGGATGGCCAGGGCCAGGGCGTCGGACGGCCGGCTCGAGACGCGGTGGACGCCGTCGGAGGCGTGCATCTCGATCTCGGCGTAGAAGGTGCGGTCGCGCAGCTCGGTGACGGTGACCGACTCGATGCTCACGCCGAGGTCGTCGAGGACGTCGCGCATGAGGTCGTGGGTCATGGGCCGGGGGGTCACCACCTCCTCCAGGGCGAAGGCGATGGCGGTGGCCTCGGGGCCGCCGATGAAGATGGGCAGCACGCGCCGGGCGCCCGACCGCTCCCGGAGCAGGGCGATCGGCGTGTTCGACGGGAGCTCCACCCGCACACCGACCAGATCCATCTCGACCATCACCCCGAACCCTACCGCCGTCGCGCCCCGACGACCGGCCGTCCCCCGGGCGGGTGACCCGACCGTGCCCTGGTCAGGACAGGTGGTCGGCCAGGGCGGCGCGCAGGAGGGCGGCCCGGAGGCCCTGGCCCAGGTCGGCCAGGTCGGCCACCAGGTCGAGGGCCTCGCCCCGGGAGCCGTCCCGCCGCTGCTTCACCAGCGGGAGGGCGATCTGCTCGAGCAAGGCGGCCTCCCGGTCGGCGGTGGTCTTGAACATGCGGAGGTGGCGGGCCTCGACGCCGTGGGCGAGGAAGCCGGCCGCCTTCTGGGCGATCACCAGGTCCTCGCTGTCGTAGAAGCGGTCGGGGCCGACCAGGTGCCCCGACACCAGCCCGTACTCCTCGAGGGAGCGCAGCTGCTGGGGGCTGAGGCCGCTGGCGGCCAGGAGCTCGTCGGGCGTGAGGCTGACCGTGGTCGGGTCGTCGTCGAGGGGCGGCGGGCCGTCGCCCAGCTCGGCGGCCCGGCCCGAGCGGCCCTTGTCGACCTTGGCCCTGGCCGCGTCCGCCATCCAGATGGGCAGGGTCGGGGGCTCGTCCGACGGTGGCTCGGGCTCCGCCTCGGGGGCGGCCGACGACGCGACGGCGGCGGGCGGGGCCCCGGCCTCCTCGGCCTCGCCGCGGGGGACCGACGCAGCGGCGCCGTCGCCGGAGGGGTCGGGCGGGGGCAGGCCCACCTCGCCGTCCTCGCGCTCGAGGCGGTCCTTGATGACCTTCAGGGGCAGGAAGCTGTCGCGCTGCTCGGTGAGGATCCACCGCAGCCGGCGGACGTCGGCCTCGTAGAACTTGCGGTACCCCGAGGGGGTGCGCTCGGGGTCGAGCAGGCCCTGGCTCTCGAGGAAGCGGATCTTGGAGATGGTGACGTCGGGGAACTCGTCCTGGAGGAGGCTGAGCACCTCCCCGATCGACAGGTGGCTGCGGTCGCTCATGGGCGACCGACCCGTCGACCCCTCACGGGGACTGGTCGGCGGCGGCGCCGGCCACGTAGACGAGCTTGAACTTGCCCACCTGGATGGTGTCGCCGTCGTGCAGCTCGCCCTGCTCGATGCGCTCCCGGTTGAGGTAGGTGCCGTTCAGCGACCCGACGTCGCGGACGACCAGGCGCCCGTCCTCCCGGCGCACCTCGGCGTGGCGCCGGGACACGGTGATGTCGTCGAGGAAGATGTCGCTGTCGGGGTGGCGCCCGGCGGTGATGACCTCGCGGTCGACGGCGAAGGTGGAGCCCGCGTTGGGCCCGGCCCGCACGGCGAGGAGGCCGCCCGGGGGCAGCTCGTCGAGGTCGAGGCTGATCTCGTCGGTGCCGCTCGCGGTCTCGAGCGACAGCTGGATGGTCGGCTTGTCCTGCTCGGGCCGCTCCTGGGGCGCGCCGCACGAGGAGCAGAAGTTGGCGTCCTCCGGGTTCCGGTGGCCGCAGCGGTCGCACTCCAGCTCAGCCACCGCTACTCCTC
Above is a window of Iamia majanohamensis DNA encoding:
- a CDS encoding potassium channel family protein, translated to MAGARSRRDDPWRRVVIGLATIVVVHLIGVVGYLALGLSPLDALYQTVTTVTTVGFREVAEPTAPFKAFTIVLALGGIGTVLYTLSALFETVVEGRLTDHTRRRRMERHITALHDHIIVCGWGRVGRTMVEHAEGAGAEVVVVERDPERLAQLTVPWVAGDATDDVTLQHAGLDRARTLVVALDTDADNLYVTLSARALRPDLFIVARARNDSAEPKLIQAGANRVVNPQQIGGARMAALALSHHVADFLDVVMHDGSLEFRLDDVAVAPGSPLDATTLRDAHLRGRTGALVLAIRDGAGEFRTNPPPDTALGAGDVLIAVGTSDQLAALADLAGA
- a CDS encoding bifunctional nuclease family protein, which translates into the protein MVEMDLVGVRVELPSNTPIALLRERSGARRVLPIFIGGPEATAIAFALEEVVTPRPMTHDLMRDVLDDLGVSIESVTVTELRDRTFYAEIEMHASDGVHRVSSRPSDALALAIRIGTPIYAAEEVLDEAAFEAEDDAEEEPEEAEEVVEQFREFIDNVSPDDFAS
- a CDS encoding MerR family transcriptional regulator codes for the protein MSDRSHLSIGEVLSLLQDEFPDVTISKIRFLESQGLLDPERTPSGYRKFYEADVRRLRWILTEQRDSFLPLKVIKDRLEREDGEVGLPPPDPSGDGAAASVPRGEAEEAGAPPAAVASSAAPEAEPEPPSDEPPTLPIWMADAARAKVDKGRSGRAAELGDGPPPLDDDPTTVSLTPDELLAASGLSPQQLRSLEEYGLVSGHLVGPDRFYDSEDLVIAQKAAGFLAHGVEARHLRMFKTTADREAALLEQIALPLVKQRRDGSRGEALDLVADLADLGQGLRAALLRAALADHLS
- a CDS encoding FHA domain-containing protein, which encodes MAELECDRCGHRNPEDANFCSSCGAPQERPEQDKPTIQLSLETASGTDEISLDLDELPPGGLLAVRAGPNAGSTFAVDREVITAGRHPDSDIFLDDITVSRRHAEVRREDGRLVVRDVGSLNGTYLNRERIEQGELHDGDTIQVGKFKLVYVAGAAADQSP